A single region of the Changchengzhania lutea genome encodes:
- a CDS encoding alpha/beta fold hydrolase has protein sequence MNKYLPKILGFILNLISLVSKSYAAKLAIKISSTPRKGKLDSNADKFLKKAVQEFVFHEDIPIMTYHWKGIKDTVLLVHGWESNAYRWKRLIKMLQVNDYDVIALDAPAHGNSGSKLFNAVFYSECIHTVANRFKASVIIGHSVGGTATIFAHYKYKIPTLKKLVILGAPSDVVGIFERYRKMMGYNERIKQGMDDYVLKHYNHPPEYYSAADFSQSIETEGLIIHDELDMVIPYMDALKIEYKYANSKLISTTGYGHSLKSNTVNNHIIEFLNA, from the coding sequence ATGAACAAGTACCTACCAAAAATTTTAGGTTTTATTTTGAACCTCATAAGTCTTGTATCAAAATCTTATGCGGCTAAACTTGCCATAAAGATTTCATCCACGCCAAGAAAAGGAAAACTAGACAGTAATGCAGACAAATTTTTAAAAAAAGCCGTTCAGGAATTTGTTTTTCATGAAGACATCCCCATTATGACCTACCATTGGAAAGGCATCAAAGATACCGTTCTTTTGGTCCACGGTTGGGAAAGCAATGCCTATCGTTGGAAAAGACTCATCAAAATGTTACAAGTTAACGATTATGATGTCATTGCTTTAGATGCCCCGGCACATGGTAATTCTGGCAGCAAATTGTTTAATGCCGTATTTTATTCAGAATGCATACATACCGTTGCCAATCGATTTAAGGCAAGTGTTATCATTGGGCATTCCGTGGGTGGCACTGCTACCATTTTTGCCCATTACAAATACAAAATACCAACGCTTAAAAAATTGGTTATTTTAGGAGCTCCATCCGATGTTGTCGGTATTTTTGAACGTTACCGAAAAATGATGGGATATAACGAGCGTATCAAACAAGGTATGGACGACTATGTGCTTAAACATTACAATCACCCACCCGAATATTATTCTGCTGCTGACTTTTCTCAAAGCATTGAAACCGAAGGTTTAATTATTCATGATGAATTAGACATGGTCATTCCGTATATGGACGCTTTGAAAATTGAATATAAATATGCCAATAGCAAATTGATAAGTACTACAGGTTACGGACACAGCCTGAAGTCGAATACAGTAAACAATCATATTATAGAATTCCTAAACGCTTAG
- a CDS encoding 7-carboxy-7-deazaguanine synthase QueE has translation MKKEIQDLVDKGVMLPLMEEFYTIQGEGFHKGTAAYFIRVGGCDVGCHWCDVKESWNADLHPPTAITQIVENAKKYSDTIVITGGEPLTWDMQPLTTKLKAEGLQVHIETSGAYTLTGIWDWICLSPKKMKLPTQAVYDKAHELKVIVYNKDDFRFAEEQAAKVNKDCILYLQPEWSKRDKVVPEIVDYVMANPKWKVSLQTHKYLNIP, from the coding sequence ATGAAAAAAGAAATTCAAGATTTGGTTGATAAGGGTGTAATGTTGCCCTTAATGGAGGAGTTTTATACCATACAAGGGGAGGGTTTCCATAAAGGAACGGCAGCCTATTTTATTCGCGTGGGCGGATGCGATGTAGGATGCCATTGGTGTGATGTTAAGGAAAGCTGGAATGCAGATTTGCATCCTCCAACGGCGATAACGCAGATTGTGGAAAATGCCAAAAAATATAGTGATACGATTGTCATTACAGGCGGCGAGCCATTAACTTGGGATATGCAGCCTCTAACTACAAAATTAAAAGCTGAAGGCTTGCAAGTACATATTGAAACCTCTGGAGCCTATACATTAACGGGCATTTGGGACTGGATTTGTTTGTCACCTAAAAAAATGAAGTTGCCAACGCAAGCGGTTTATGATAAAGCGCATGAATTAAAAGTAATTGTTTATAATAAAGACGATTTTCGCTTCGCGGAAGAACAAGCTGCCAAGGTAAACAAAGATTGCATTTTATATTTGCAACCAGAGTGGAGCAAACGCGATAAAGTCGTGCCGGAAATTGTAGATTATGTGATGGCGAACCCCAAATGGAAAGTGTCGCTTCAAACGCATAAGTATTTGAATATCCCTTAA
- a CDS encoding YitT family protein codes for MNPFLSKLLVDLVRKRLEAKHADRSISKKEIVPVVRRLQVELSHTIKEYLFIVIGVFSAGFGLKGFLLPNKFIDGGATGISLLLGNVTSLNLGVLLILINLPFIILASRTISMKFAIRSIVAITLLAFVVHFIEYPIITEDKLLIAVFGGFFLGLGIGLSMRGRSVIDGTEVLAIYLSRKLSLTIGDVLLLINIIIFSVGAYMLSIEVALYAILTYLSAAKTVDFVVDGVEEYVGVTIISNKHEDIRIMLTEKLRRACTIYAGKGGFGLHRRSYDKDIIYTIVTRLELAKLQTEIDKIDRNAFVVMSVVKDLKGGMIKRKPMK; via the coding sequence ATGAATCCATTTCTATCGAAGTTATTAGTAGACCTTGTGCGCAAAAGACTTGAAGCTAAACATGCCGATAGATCCATTAGCAAAAAAGAAATAGTTCCAGTAGTTAGGCGCTTACAAGTTGAATTATCACACACTATAAAAGAATATCTTTTTATCGTCATCGGTGTCTTTTCAGCAGGTTTCGGTTTAAAAGGATTTTTATTGCCCAATAAGTTTATAGATGGAGGTGCTACAGGGATTTCACTATTATTAGGAAATGTAACCTCTTTAAACCTTGGTGTGTTATTAATTTTAATTAACCTACCCTTTATCATATTGGCCTCAAGAACCATTAGCATGAAATTTGCAATTCGCAGTATCGTGGCTATAACCCTATTGGCCTTTGTGGTGCACTTTATAGAGTACCCAATCATAACAGAAGACAAATTGCTCATAGCTGTTTTTGGAGGGTTCTTTTTAGGGTTGGGTATCGGTTTGTCTATGCGTGGTAGAAGTGTTATTGATGGCACTGAAGTATTAGCGATTTATTTAAGCAGAAAATTATCGCTTACTATAGGTGATGTGTTGCTCCTCATTAATATCATTATATTTTCTGTGGGTGCGTATATGTTATCTATTGAAGTGGCTCTTTATGCCATTCTCACCTATTTATCGGCTGCTAAAACCGTAGACTTTGTGGTAGATGGAGTTGAAGAATATGTTGGTGTTACCATCATATCAAACAAGCATGAAGACATAAGGATTATGCTTACTGAAAAATTGCGTCGTGCTTGCACCATTTATGCTGGTAAAGGCGGCTTTGGGCTACACCGTAGAAGCTACGATAAAGATATTATATATACCATTGTAACCAGACTTGAACTCGCTAAATTACAAACTGAAATTGATAAAATTGATCGTAATGCCTTTGTTGTTATGAGCGTTGTGAAAGACCTTAAAGGCGGTATGATTAAAAGAAAACCTATGAAATAA
- a CDS encoding cupin domain-containing protein, with amino-acid sequence MKSYKIQDSPFRVPTTDGKIIKEHFGLATDGDSNISMAHMKAPAGWSEPFQTPEFDEYTFIISGKKQFVINDDIIVLEAGQSIKINKNTRVQYSNPFTEVCEYIAICTPAFSMDLVNREG; translated from the coding sequence ATGAAATCTTATAAAATACAAGACAGTCCATTTAGAGTCCCAACAACCGATGGTAAAATAATCAAGGAACATTTTGGTCTAGCCACAGATGGAGATTCCAATATCAGTATGGCCCACATGAAAGCACCAGCGGGCTGGAGCGAACCTTTTCAAACTCCAGAATTTGATGAATACACCTTTATCATTAGCGGTAAAAAGCAATTCGTTATAAACGACGACATTATTGTTTTAGAAGCGGGTCAATCCATTAAAATAAACAAAAATACGCGTGTTCAATATTCAAATCCATTCACAGAAGTCTGTGAATATATTGCCATCTGTACCCCAGCTTTCTCTATGGATTTAGTAAACAGAGAGGGTTAA
- a CDS encoding helicase HerA-like domain-containing protein: protein MSKQEDFFNHITEGNNPKGDFIPIGAAMLDGETVTGAHVKIPLKTMNRHGLIAGATGTGKTKSLQVLAENLSDKGIPVLLMDIKGDLSGLAKPSPGHAKIDERHEKIGLPFEAKSFPVEILTLSEQDGVRLRATVSEFGPVLLSRILNLSDTQTGVIAVIFQYCDDNKLPILDLKDFKKILQYATQDGKAEFTKAYGRISTASTGAILRKVVELEQQGADLFFGETSFDVDDLLRVDDDGRGYINIIRLTDIQDRPKLFSTFMLSLLAEIYATFPEQGDNDRPELIIFIDEAHLIFNEASKALLSQIESIVKLIRSKGVGLYFVTQNPTDVPEAVLGQLGLKIQHALRAFTAKDRKAIKLTAQNYPDSQYYDTAEVLTSLGIGEALVSALDEKGRPTPLAATMMRAPMSRMDVLSEGELNQLLAQSKLVKKYNETIDRDSAYELLNKKIELADAEEAKEKAKQEREALKKAESKQKAASTRRKSTVMNPIVKVLTSATFIRSVFGILNKVMKK, encoded by the coding sequence ATGAGTAAGCAAGAGGACTTTTTTAACCACATTACCGAAGGCAACAACCCTAAAGGTGATTTTATTCCTATTGGTGCTGCCATGTTGGATGGTGAAACGGTCACCGGTGCCCATGTAAAAATTCCTTTAAAAACCATGAATCGGCATGGTTTAATTGCTGGTGCTACCGGAACAGGAAAGACTAAATCCTTACAAGTTCTTGCTGAAAATTTAAGTGATAAGGGTATTCCCGTGTTGCTTATGGACATTAAAGGTGACTTAAGTGGCTTAGCTAAACCTAGCCCTGGTCATGCCAAAATTGATGAGCGCCATGAAAAAATAGGCTTGCCATTTGAAGCGAAATCGTTTCCTGTGGAAATCCTAACGCTTTCAGAGCAAGACGGTGTACGCCTGCGTGCCACAGTGAGCGAATTTGGCCCGGTTTTATTATCTCGTATTTTAAATTTATCTGACACTCAAACTGGTGTTATTGCTGTCATTTTCCAGTATTGCGACGATAATAAACTGCCCATACTTGATTTAAAGGATTTTAAAAAGATCCTGCAGTATGCTACTCAAGATGGTAAAGCGGAGTTTACAAAGGCCTATGGGCGAATTTCAACCGCTTCCACAGGAGCTATTTTAAGAAAGGTGGTGGAATTGGAACAACAAGGTGCTGATTTATTTTTTGGTGAAACCTCATTTGATGTAGATGATTTATTACGTGTTGACGACGATGGTCGCGGTTATATTAATATTATCAGATTGACAGATATTCAAGACCGTCCTAAGTTATTCTCAACATTCATGCTCAGTTTACTTGCTGAAATCTATGCAACGTTCCCTGAACAAGGTGATAATGACCGACCGGAACTTATAATTTTTATAGACGAAGCACATCTTATTTTTAACGAAGCATCGAAAGCCTTATTAAGTCAAATTGAAAGTATTGTTAAACTCATAAGAAGTAAAGGCGTTGGTTTATATTTTGTAACTCAAAACCCTACCGATGTTCCAGAAGCTGTCTTAGGACAATTAGGGCTTAAAATCCAACATGCCTTAAGAGCATTTACTGCCAAAGACAGAAAAGCCATAAAACTTACAGCTCAAAATTACCCAGATTCGCAATATTATGATACCGCCGAAGTATTAACCTCTTTAGGTATTGGAGAGGCATTAGTATCTGCTTTGGACGAAAAAGGACGTCCAACACCTTTGGCCGCCACCATGATGCGCGCACCAATGAGCCGAATGGATGTATTATCCGAAGGTGAATTAAACCAACTTTTAGCACAGTCCAAACTTGTTAAAAAATACAACGAAACCATTGACAGAGATAGCGCCTACGAACTTTTAAATAAAAAAATTGAATTAGCTGACGCCGAAGAAGCCAAAGAAAAAGCAAAACAGGAACGCGAAGCTCTTAAAAAAGCAGAATCAAAACAGAAAGCGGCATCAACACGAAGAAAAAGCACCGTTATGAATCCCATAGTTAAAGTGCTTACCAGTGCCACTTTTATAAGAAGTGTTTTTGGAATCCTGAACAAAGTCATGAAAAAATAG